From a single Cyclobacterium marinum DSM 745 genomic region:
- a CDS encoding SusC/RagA family TonB-linked outer membrane protein, protein MKQPLLKHVKPLIRYFSMAIIIQCISMDYLIAANKKGREKSLENSGKHFSMPSGKPNSTLTNAKGFGISISSNQADVTVTGTVTDQEGEPIPGVTVSIPGSSFGTATDLDGKYSITVPEDATLVFSFIGFETQSIEVNNQNNIDVTLVEDVASLDEVVVVGYGSVNRENLTSAVSSLDEKDFVAGTVSPLMAIQGKVPGLSIQSTNGADPNSDVSIQLRGVNSVNASQGPLIVIDGVPGGNINSVVKEDIESIEVLRDASGAAIYGTRASGGVILITTKSAKSGELTVSYTGEMFATTVRRYNEPLGREQFLEEGLGNDLGHNTDWFDEVTNDTPLSYRNVLSFSGGVEDARIRATISNNNAKGLAIGSDRNDLQARINTDFTLFDGFLRITNNLSYSERQSNYSNNDIFRMALQLNPTETPYDPSMPHGLNVWTGGYDWYNPVADIRLMKNQRKYEYLLNTTSLLFNLTDNLSLTARYSLNKGSNYGTYWRSAQHKTSLDEGVAGYASHSYGEFQDNTLEAFFTYDETFDLHTINAVGGYSFQEFNGQGFSASNSDFAVDGIEEHDLGTGRFLSEGRAGLGSYKNPRVRLMAFFGRVNYSWNNRYLITASLRREGSSKFAAGNRWGNFTALSIGWNIHNEPFMQSQNIFTNLKLRAGFGETGNEGFSPGVATRMYGPDTWWLMNGEWRRTYGVSHNQNTDLKWETKKEYNLGIDFAILEGSVYGRFDVFRRDVDDLIYDISVPQPPAIHDKTTMNVGILRNTGWEAEVSWNAVDNADFKYTTTLIGSAYKSELVSLWGNQTFWDRKGFPAPGSPGNAVRLFPGEPIGRFFVWEHAGFTEDGNWMLRGDDGEVFDVTERTKTNQDKKFIGNAIPKLILAWNNQFTIGRFDVNAYFRGWAGHDIFNMPNFYYGIPLESRNVLVENYEEQKHITGEKELSDYWIEDGDFLKLDVLSVGYSFDLNGSKHVKGLRVYATGQNLFVLTNYSGLNPEVNINGLDPGFEERATYPQTRTFMLGVQANF, encoded by the coding sequence ATGAAGCAACCCTTATTAAAACATGTGAAACCCTTAATCCGATATTTTTCAATGGCAATTATTATCCAATGCATAAGCATGGATTACTTAATTGCAGCAAACAAAAAGGGTAGAGAAAAAAGCTTAGAAAATTCAGGAAAGCATTTTTCAATGCCGAGTGGAAAACCAAATTCCACCCTTACAAATGCTAAAGGCTTTGGCATTAGCATTTCATCCAATCAAGCAGATGTAACGGTTACCGGAACAGTAACAGATCAGGAAGGTGAACCGATTCCCGGAGTGACAGTTTCCATTCCCGGCAGTTCTTTTGGAACAGCCACTGACTTGGACGGCAAATATTCAATTACTGTTCCCGAGGACGCCACCTTGGTTTTTTCATTTATTGGATTTGAAACACAAAGTATAGAAGTGAATAATCAAAACAATATTGATGTTACCTTGGTAGAGGACGTAGCCTCTCTAGATGAAGTTGTTGTGGTGGGCTATGGATCCGTCAATAGAGAAAACCTTACAAGTGCGGTCAGTTCCTTGGATGAGAAGGATTTTGTAGCCGGCACTGTTTCTCCATTAATGGCCATACAAGGAAAAGTTCCGGGTTTAAGTATTCAGTCCACCAATGGTGCTGATCCAAATTCGGATGTCTCCATCCAATTGCGAGGAGTAAACTCTGTAAATGCCTCTCAAGGACCACTTATTGTCATAGATGGGGTGCCGGGAGGGAATATCAATTCCGTAGTAAAAGAAGACATTGAATCAATTGAGGTACTTCGTGATGCCTCAGGAGCAGCCATTTATGGTACCAGAGCCTCCGGAGGGGTTATTTTAATTACAACAAAATCTGCAAAATCCGGAGAGTTGACTGTTAGCTATACAGGCGAAATGTTTGCTACAACAGTACGTCGTTACAATGAACCCCTTGGTAGAGAGCAATTTCTTGAGGAGGGTTTGGGAAATGACCTTGGACACAATACTGATTGGTTTGATGAAGTCACCAATGACACTCCTTTAAGCTACAGAAATGTATTGAGTTTTAGCGGAGGGGTAGAAGATGCAAGAATCCGTGCAACCATCAGTAATAACAATGCCAAAGGTTTGGCCATCGGGTCGGACAGAAATGATCTACAAGCCAGAATTAATACTGATTTCACCTTGTTTGACGGCTTCCTAAGGATCACCAACAACCTTTCGTATAGTGAAAGACAATCTAATTATTCCAACAACGATATTTTCAGGATGGCTTTACAGTTAAACCCAACTGAAACACCATATGATCCAAGTATGCCTCATGGGCTAAATGTTTGGACAGGAGGGTATGACTGGTATAATCCTGTAGCGGATATTCGCTTGATGAAAAACCAAAGAAAATACGAATATCTCCTTAACACCACTTCCTTGTTATTTAACCTTACTGATAATTTATCCCTGACTGCCAGGTACTCTTTAAACAAAGGAAGTAATTATGGAACCTATTGGAGATCTGCCCAACATAAAACTTCCTTGGATGAAGGAGTTGCAGGCTATGCCAGTCATAGTTATGGAGAATTTCAGGACAATACCTTAGAAGCTTTCTTCACCTACGATGAGACCTTTGACCTACACACTATCAATGCTGTTGGAGGTTATAGTTTTCAAGAATTCAATGGACAAGGGTTTTCTGCAAGCAATTCAGATTTTGCCGTTGATGGAATAGAAGAACATGATCTGGGAACAGGGAGATTCTTATCTGAAGGTAGGGCCGGTTTAGGTTCTTATAAAAACCCAAGAGTAAGATTAATGGCCTTTTTTGGAAGGGTAAACTATAGCTGGAATAATAGGTATTTGATAACAGCAAGTTTAAGAAGAGAAGGCTCATCTAAATTTGCCGCTGGAAATAGATGGGGAAACTTTACTGCCCTTTCAATAGGCTGGAATATTCACAATGAACCTTTCATGCAAAGCCAGAATATATTCACCAACTTAAAACTTAGAGCAGGCTTTGGTGAGACAGGAAATGAAGGGTTTTCACCTGGCGTAGCCACCAGAATGTATGGTCCTGATACTTGGTGGCTAATGAATGGTGAATGGCGAAGGACTTACGGTGTTTCCCATAACCAAAACACTGACCTAAAATGGGAAACAAAAAAAGAATACAATCTAGGGATTGACTTTGCTATTCTTGAAGGAAGTGTGTATGGTAGATTTGATGTTTTTAGAAGAGATGTTGACGATTTAATCTATGATATCTCTGTCCCACAACCACCGGCAATTCATGACAAAACAACCATGAACGTAGGGATATTAAGAAATACCGGCTGGGAGGCTGAGGTATCATGGAATGCGGTCGATAATGCGGATTTTAAATACACCACTACTTTGATTGGTTCTGCCTATAAAAGTGAATTAGTAAGCCTTTGGGGAAACCAGACATTCTGGGACAGAAAAGGGTTTCCGGCACCGGGGAGCCCGGGTAATGCCGTAAGACTATTTCCCGGGGAACCCATAGGAAGGTTCTTTGTATGGGAACACGCGGGATTTACCGAAGATGGAAACTGGATGTTGAGAGGAGATGACGGGGAAGTATTTGATGTTACCGAAAGGACAAAAACCAACCAGGATAAGAAATTTATTGGCAATGCCATTCCAAAATTAATTCTTGCTTGGAACAATCAATTCACCATAGGAAGATTTGATGTAAATGCTTATTTCAGAGGTTGGGCAGGTCATGACATTTTCAACATGCCAAACTTTTACTACGGCATACCTTTAGAATCAAGAAATGTCTTAGTAGAGAATTACGAAGAACAAAAGCATATTACCGGGGAAAAAGAGCTGAGTGACTACTGGATAGAAGACGGAGATTTCCTTAAGCTAGATGTATTATCAGTAGGGTATTCATTTGATTTAAATGGAAGTAAACATGTCAAAGGCTTGCGTGTATATGCCACAGGGCAAAATTTATTCGTGCTCACCAATTATTCAGGGTTAAATCCTGAAGTAAACATTAATGGTTTAGATCCGGGATTTGAAGAAAGGGCAACTTATCCACAAACCCGAACTTTCATGTTAGGAGTACAAGCAAATTTCTAA
- a CDS encoding RagB/SusD family nutrient uptake outer membrane protein, which yields MKITKYILILFTVIITSCSLDEVWYDRVVPETFFKTEGDVLAALYRPFTHARWYLTGDRWVAQEFSGDHFARTTKGRHWYDGGRYARYQHHEWTPDESQLFGTWRGTLQGVALALDVKQDLGKLNYAELALTEEDKAAHLGQLDALIAFFYLRGLDFYGGLPIFTSLDQENVPRSTDQETFDHIEGLLKQALIDLSVKEDGAPQEGAITKGAAAVMLARLYFNAEAYIGVPMYAEAAEISKAIIANDYGNYSLDTDWKGPHDFDNHESPEIIWSIPSEFNRLEYTHYGHMYHYNSRVYFDVDLGSNNGTHLQPSRKPDGSLYSEDFKLGSPYEKFEDTDLRKKPFKYLGSGSYEGMFLVGPQISPITGDQVIGNEEYNDQPLEFVDKVARFSELGTTYSSIEELPSNIGAGEENTGIRLVKIPVPSSQDLTLRWAADHPVFRLAEVYLMLAECQLRLGEEAEAAELINTVRQRAFEGGNDPNPASAGNLDLYRMADEWGIEFLGEGRRRTDLIRLGFFTTEEWWDHAPSNSDHLKRFPVPTAALSASNVLEQNPGY from the coding sequence ATGAAAATAACAAAATATATATTAATTCTATTTACTGTCATCATAACAAGCTGTTCTTTGGATGAGGTTTGGTATGACCGGGTGGTACCGGAAACCTTCTTCAAAACTGAAGGAGATGTATTGGCAGCATTATACCGTCCTTTTACCCATGCAAGGTGGTATTTAACAGGGGATCGATGGGTGGCTCAAGAATTTTCAGGAGACCACTTTGCCCGAACAACTAAAGGAAGACATTGGTATGATGGAGGGCGTTATGCGCGCTATCAACATCATGAATGGACACCGGATGAATCTCAATTGTTTGGAACTTGGAGGGGAACCTTACAAGGTGTAGCACTAGCTCTGGATGTTAAGCAAGATTTAGGTAAATTAAATTACGCTGAACTAGCGCTTACTGAAGAAGATAAAGCGGCCCACCTAGGTCAGCTGGATGCATTGATCGCATTTTTCTACTTGAGAGGCCTGGATTTCTATGGTGGACTACCAATTTTCACTAGTCTCGACCAGGAAAATGTCCCTAGAAGTACTGACCAAGAGACTTTTGATCACATTGAAGGTTTATTAAAACAAGCGCTTATTGACTTGTCTGTGAAAGAAGATGGAGCACCTCAGGAAGGAGCAATCACCAAAGGAGCAGCTGCTGTAATGTTGGCTAGGTTATACTTCAATGCTGAAGCTTATATTGGTGTGCCTATGTATGCAGAAGCTGCTGAAATATCCAAAGCAATCATTGCTAATGATTATGGAAATTATAGTTTGGACACGGATTGGAAAGGACCCCATGATTTTGATAATCACGAATCTCCTGAAATAATCTGGTCTATTCCATCCGAATTTAACCGATTGGAATACACGCATTATGGTCACATGTATCATTACAATTCCCGTGTATATTTTGATGTAGACCTTGGATCAAACAATGGAACACATTTGCAACCCTCAAGAAAACCGGATGGCTCTTTGTATTCAGAAGATTTTAAGCTGGGTTCACCTTACGAAAAATTTGAAGATACTGACCTTAGAAAGAAACCATTTAAATATTTGGGCTCGGGAAGTTATGAAGGAATGTTCCTAGTAGGACCACAAATATCCCCCATTACAGGAGATCAAGTGATAGGTAATGAAGAATACAATGATCAGCCACTTGAGTTTGTAGATAAAGTAGCAAGGTTTTCCGAGTTAGGTACCACCTATTCTTCCATTGAGGAACTTCCCTCAAATATCGGTGCCGGTGAAGAAAATACCGGTATTCGTTTGGTGAAAATTCCCGTTCCATCTAGCCAAGACCTGACTTTGAGATGGGCTGCAGATCACCCGGTTTTTAGGTTGGCAGAAGTTTATTTAATGCTGGCTGAGTGTCAATTAAGGCTAGGTGAAGAAGCTGAAGCAGCAGAATTAATCAATACTGTACGCCAAAGGGCTTTTGAAGGGGGAAATGACCCTAACCCGGCTAGTGCGGGAAATTTAGATTTGTACAGAATGGCAGATGAATGGGGTATTGAATTTTTAGGAGAAGGAAGAAGAAGAACCGATTTAATAAGGCTCGGTTTCTTCACTACAGAAGAATGGTGGGACCACGCTCCTTCAAACTCAGACCATCTGAAGCGATTCCCTGTACCAACTGCTGCACTGTCAGCAAGTAATGTACTTGAACAAAATCCTGGTTATTAA
- a CDS encoding Uma2 family endonuclease, protein MEVKKPDNVNEPDLEYGNYSYADYLKWQMEEVVELIKGKAFKKAAAAPKRIHQQISIKLAAKLYYFLEDKSCQVYDAPFDVRFPKASRADHLIHDVVQPDICVICDREKLDDRGCIGAPDLIVEILSPSNSKTELKHKFKLYESNGVQEYWIIHAETQDLLIYSLSNGKYVPSLLLTSGDVAESKVIHGFKLDLEEFFGDIDLYLEPIVR, encoded by the coding sequence ATGGAAGTCAAAAAACCGGATAATGTCAATGAACCGGATTTGGAATATGGGAATTATTCCTATGCCGATTACCTGAAATGGCAGATGGAGGAAGTGGTCGAACTGATCAAAGGGAAAGCCTTTAAAAAAGCTGCTGCTGCCCCAAAACGTATCCATCAGCAAATTTCAATAAAGTTGGCTGCTAAACTCTATTACTTTTTGGAAGACAAATCATGTCAAGTTTACGATGCACCCTTCGATGTGCGTTTTCCAAAAGCATCCAGAGCAGATCATTTAATACATGATGTGGTTCAGCCGGATATCTGCGTGATTTGTGATCGGGAAAAATTGGATGACAGAGGCTGCATAGGAGCCCCAGATTTGATTGTTGAAATTCTATCCCCTAGCAACAGTAAAACCGAATTGAAGCATAAGTTTAAGCTTTATGAGTCCAATGGAGTTCAGGAATATTGGATCATACATGCTGAAACCCAGGATTTGTTAATCTATAGTCTTTCTAACGGAAAATATGTCCCCTCCCTTTTGCTTACCTCCGGAGATGTGGCAGAGTCAAAGGTGATCCATGGGTTTAAACTGGACTTAGAGGAGTTTTTTGGGGATATAGATTTGTATTTAGAACCAATAGTAAGGTGA
- a CDS encoding aminotransferase class V-fold PLP-dependent enzyme has translation MISRRKVINILSSLPFGGLFLGALLGTNSARSMPTTTVSPSKKALGKSIYDSIGVRPLINARGTVTVVGATRVLPEVQVAMDEAVKDFVQIDELMNGVGLRLAEITGAEWGVVSSGASAAISIATAGCVTGGDPDKIWQIPNLDGMKDEVIIPSYSRSAYDAAAKAVGVRMIEVNSPEELKVALGPRTAMIMVLASGASEDGPLSLKIISALAKPLNVPILVDAAAEGLEVPNPHIAQGADMVAYSGGKYLRGPQCAGLLIGRKDLVQASWITSAPHHGFGRGFKVGREEIMGMLTAVEMWKKRDHAEEWRMWISWANYISDRLEQVPGVKTEILLPKGRSNRSPSLQVNWDISLIPLTGQDVEELLWENNPRIAVSGAGSYLPFPPNREPNIRINPSQLMAGEEKVIAKSVYDLLSNPPKMQKPSGPAAFNLSGLWDLEIQFVASIVNQTFMLEQKGNEIFGTHHASFGPRELTGTLHGNDILIRSSYTKQGVRFNFQFTGVANNNNMNGILSLGEYGRAEWKAKRRKY, from the coding sequence ATGATTAGCAGAAGAAAAGTAATAAATATTTTATCAAGCCTGCCATTTGGAGGTCTGTTTTTAGGAGCACTTCTGGGTACAAATAGTGCCAGGTCAATGCCTACCACTACTGTGTCCCCAAGTAAAAAGGCTCTTGGCAAAAGCATATATGACTCGATTGGAGTACGGCCACTGATTAATGCCCGAGGCACTGTTACTGTCGTTGGTGCAACTCGGGTCTTGCCTGAAGTACAGGTGGCGATGGACGAAGCGGTGAAGGACTTTGTTCAAATTGATGAACTGATGAATGGAGTAGGGCTTCGCCTAGCAGAAATAACAGGGGCGGAATGGGGCGTGGTTTCTTCAGGTGCATCCGCTGCAATATCTATTGCGACAGCCGGTTGTGTGACAGGAGGCGACCCTGATAAGATTTGGCAAATCCCCAATCTGGATGGAATGAAGGATGAAGTGATTATTCCTTCATATTCTCGATCGGCCTATGATGCTGCAGCAAAGGCGGTGGGAGTGAGAATGATAGAGGTAAATAGCCCAGAAGAATTAAAAGTTGCACTTGGTCCCCGAACAGCTATGATTATGGTCTTAGCAAGTGGTGCATCTGAGGACGGGCCTCTCTCGCTGAAAATAATCTCGGCTCTGGCCAAGCCACTTAACGTGCCAATCCTTGTGGATGCAGCGGCTGAGGGACTAGAAGTCCCGAATCCACATATAGCCCAAGGGGCAGATATGGTTGCTTATAGTGGAGGTAAATATTTACGAGGTCCACAATGTGCCGGCTTATTGATAGGACGCAAAGACTTGGTCCAAGCTTCTTGGATCACAAGTGCGCCCCACCATGGTTTTGGACGTGGGTTTAAGGTGGGACGAGAGGAGATAATGGGGATGCTGACAGCAGTAGAAATGTGGAAAAAACGGGATCATGCAGAAGAATGGAGGATGTGGATTTCGTGGGCCAATTACATCTCCGATCGTCTGGAACAGGTTCCCGGGGTGAAGACAGAGATTCTTCTCCCAAAAGGAAGATCTAATCGATCACCTTCTCTTCAAGTAAATTGGGATATTTCTTTAATTCCACTCACAGGACAGGATGTTGAAGAACTTTTGTGGGAAAACAATCCCCGAATTGCTGTCAGCGGTGCTGGGAGTTACCTTCCTTTCCCTCCAAATAGGGAGCCTAACATACGGATTAACCCTTCCCAACTTATGGCAGGCGAGGAGAAGGTAATTGCCAAAAGCGTTTATGACTTGCTTTCCAATCCACCAAAGATGCAAAAGCCTAGTGGTCCTGCTGCTTTTAACTTAAGTGGCCTTTGGGACCTAGAGATACAATTCGTCGCGAGCATTGTGAACCAAACTTTCATGCTTGAACAAAAAGGAAATGAAATTTTTGGTACCCACCATGCTAGTTTCGGACCTCGTGAGCTAACAGGTACGCTTCATGGTAATGATATTTTGATACGAAGTTCTTATACAAAGCAAGGTGTGCGCTTTAATTTTCAATTTACAGGAGTAGCGAATAACAATAATATGAACGGTATATTGAGTTTGGGTGAATACGGCAGGGCAGAATGGAAAGCAAAACGGAGAAAATATTAA
- a CDS encoding VCBS repeat-containing protein has product MKIAVVALLFFTLFACSESRNEEFLFKSIPSEISDLNFINELKESANLSILYYLYFYNGGGVAIGDINNDGLQDIYLTGNQVANKLFLNKGNMVFEDITDKAGVAGLADWNTGVTMADINGDGYLDIYVCAVVGIHGFKGKNELFINNGDLTFSEEGKKYGLDFKNYSTMASFFDYDNDGDLDMYLLNHSVHTDNSYGPAAIRHERTEESGDKLLRNEGGNFIDVSQDAGIFGGANGYGLGLATADFNNDGFTDLYISNDFHEDDYYYVNNGDGTFTEQLKDKFSQVSRFSMGNDAVDINQDGFVDIVTLDMLPEDEKVLKSSMSDDPIYTHDLKIERLNYHPQYARNMLQINRGGEYFQEVALYSGVSATDWSWSPLFADFDLDGKQDLFISTGISRRPNDHDYINYISSEEVERQFNASNKLDQEALNKMPSGKVKNYIFKGEDQLKFIDQTGKWMVDQPNLSTGAAWADLDNDGDLDLVTNTINEPATLYRNDLNENSAYLKIKVNFMAPNTFGVGTKVITWHHGKMQMKQLFTSRGFQSSSEHLVHFGFGNSLQVDSLYVIWPDNTIEKKYDIAVNQTLELTPFEVRDKVDYLSVFPEPDTWFQKVDDLPGLNYKHQENRFIDFNRQKLIPYKISDRGPAVVVKDLDGNGSDDIFFGGAKSQPSRIFLQDGNGFVEKYYSEIGFDSLHEDVSAIIEDLNNDGINDLFVVSAGGEFTAGNEALKDRLLINDGKDFYRQELPSYRENGSVVKAHDYDKDGDIDLFIGGAAVSKDFGKIPKSVLLKNEVGTFKIIGNEVLENVGMVTDAVWTDFDGDSWVDLIVVGEWMSPRFFQNHEGILKDITGEILDQELTGLWQAIIPFDINGDGATDYLLGNWGLNSKFSSKESFPLKMYYADFDENGSTETIVAYEKDENYYTVAGLDELGSQMNFFKRKFTSYKDFAGKPLKELFDDEQLDHSNLLTAEQLASGYLLNVKGKFKFESFDASLQVAPLTTFLKYDFNGDGKEEVMAGGNYFGVSPYHGRLGSLSGNTITSEGKIIEGNQLGLNFSQKAVRGLDIINFNGTHYVLVTFNNDKPDFYKLRQVNQSQK; this is encoded by the coding sequence ATGAAAATAGCCGTAGTTGCACTACTATTTTTCACACTTTTTGCATGCTCTGAGTCTAGAAACGAAGAATTTCTGTTTAAATCCATACCATCGGAAATTTCTGATCTTAATTTTATAAATGAATTAAAGGAGTCTGCTAATTTAAGTATTCTCTATTACCTCTATTTCTACAATGGTGGTGGTGTGGCCATAGGGGATATCAATAATGATGGTCTTCAAGACATTTATCTAACCGGAAATCAAGTAGCCAACAAATTATTTTTAAATAAAGGGAACATGGTTTTTGAGGACATCACTGATAAGGCCGGAGTTGCCGGATTAGCTGATTGGAATACAGGGGTAACGATGGCTGATATAAATGGTGATGGTTATCTTGATATTTATGTGTGTGCTGTTGTAGGAATCCATGGGTTTAAGGGTAAGAATGAACTGTTTATCAACAATGGTGACCTGACCTTCAGCGAAGAAGGGAAGAAATATGGATTGGATTTTAAAAACTATTCTACAATGGCTTCATTCTTTGATTATGACAATGATGGAGATCTGGACATGTATTTGTTAAACCATTCTGTCCATACTGATAATTCCTATGGCCCGGCAGCGATAAGACATGAGCGCACTGAGGAAAGTGGTGATAAGTTGCTTAGGAATGAAGGTGGAAACTTCATTGATGTAAGTCAGGATGCAGGGATTTTTGGTGGGGCCAATGGCTATGGACTTGGGTTGGCCACTGCAGATTTTAACAATGATGGATTTACTGATCTTTATATAAGCAACGATTTTCACGAAGACGATTATTACTATGTCAACAATGGAGACGGCACTTTTACCGAGCAACTAAAGGATAAATTCAGCCAGGTAAGCAGGTTTTCTATGGGGAATGATGCTGTGGACATCAATCAAGATGGCTTTGTAGATATTGTCACTTTGGATATGCTTCCTGAAGATGAAAAAGTACTTAAATCATCTATGAGTGATGACCCCATTTATACACATGACCTAAAAATAGAACGCCTCAATTATCATCCTCAGTATGCGCGAAATATGTTGCAAATCAACCGTGGTGGAGAATACTTTCAGGAAGTCGCCTTGTACAGTGGTGTCTCAGCTACGGATTGGAGTTGGAGTCCTTTATTTGCAGATTTTGATCTGGATGGAAAGCAGGATTTATTCATTTCTACAGGGATTTCCCGAAGACCCAATGATCATGATTATATCAATTACATCTCAAGTGAGGAAGTAGAGCGCCAATTTAATGCTTCCAATAAATTGGATCAGGAAGCATTGAATAAAATGCCTTCTGGAAAAGTGAAAAACTATATTTTTAAAGGTGAGGATCAACTTAAGTTTATTGATCAAACAGGCAAGTGGATGGTTGATCAACCGAATTTATCTACCGGAGCCGCTTGGGCGGATTTGGACAATGATGGTGACCTAGATTTAGTAACCAACACTATCAATGAACCTGCTACCTTATACAGGAATGACTTGAATGAAAATTCAGCCTATTTAAAAATTAAGGTGAATTTCATGGCTCCAAATACTTTTGGGGTTGGCACCAAAGTGATCACTTGGCACCATGGGAAGATGCAAATGAAGCAATTATTTACCTCAAGGGGTTTTCAGTCTTCCTCTGAACATTTGGTACATTTCGGTTTCGGAAATTCACTACAAGTTGATTCGCTGTATGTAATATGGCCAGACAATACCATAGAAAAAAAATATGATATCGCAGTGAATCAAACCTTAGAATTAACACCATTTGAAGTTCGCGATAAGGTGGATTATTTAAGTGTTTTCCCTGAACCAGACACTTGGTTTCAAAAGGTTGACGATTTGCCGGGATTAAATTATAAACACCAAGAAAATAGGTTTATAGATTTTAACCGTCAAAAGCTTATCCCTTACAAGATTTCTGATCGGGGACCTGCAGTCGTAGTCAAAGACCTTGATGGAAATGGTAGTGATGACATTTTCTTTGGAGGGGCTAAATCTCAACCCTCTAGAATCTTTCTTCAGGATGGGAATGGCTTTGTTGAAAAATACTACAGTGAAATCGGTTTTGATTCCTTACATGAAGATGTGTCGGCTATAATTGAAGATTTGAATAATGATGGGATAAATGACCTGTTTGTGGTTTCGGCAGGAGGAGAGTTTACCGCAGGTAATGAAGCATTGAAAGACCGTCTATTGATCAATGACGGAAAGGACTTTTATAGACAAGAGCTTCCTTCTTATAGAGAAAATGGTTCGGTTGTAAAAGCGCATGATTATGACAAAGATGGTGATATAGATCTATTTATTGGTGGGGCTGCAGTTTCAAAAGATTTTGGAAAAATCCCTAAATCTGTACTCTTGAAAAATGAAGTCGGTACTTTTAAAATAATTGGAAATGAAGTACTGGAGAATGTTGGAATGGTGACGGATGCCGTCTGGACAGATTTTGACGGAGATTCTTGGGTGGATCTAATCGTAGTAGGGGAGTGGATGTCCCCCAGATTTTTTCAAAATCATGAAGGAATTTTAAAGGACATTACAGGAGAGATTTTGGATCAAGAGTTAACCGGTCTATGGCAAGCCATTATTCCATTTGATATTAATGGAGATGGAGCAACGGATTATTTATTGGGGAATTGGGGATTAAACAGCAAATTCAGTTCTAAAGAAAGTTTCCCTTTAAAGATGTATTATGCAGATTTTGATGAAAATGGGAGCACAGAAACAATAGTGGCTTATGAAAAAGATGAAAATTATTATACTGTTGCGGGCTTGGATGAACTAGGGAGCCAAATGAATTTTTTTAAAAGAAAGTTTACTTCTTATAAAGATTTCGCAGGAAAACCCTTGAAAGAGCTATTTGACGATGAGCAATTGGATCATTCCAACCTTCTTACAGCGGAGCAATTGGCTTCCGGATACCTGCTTAATGTAAAGGGTAAGTTTAAGTTTGAAAGTTTTGACGCTTCATTACAAGTAGCACCGTTGACCACTTTTTTAAAGTATGATTTTAATGGAGATGGCAAGGAAGAAGTCATGGCAGGTGGGAATTATTTTGGTGTGTCCCCATATCATGGTCGCCTTGGAAGTCTTTCAGGAAATACAATTACCTCAGAAGGAAAAATAATAGAAGGAAATCAGCTTGGTTTAAATTTCAGCCAAAAAGCGGTAAGAGGTTTAGACATAATCAACTTTAATGGCACCCATTATGTCTTGGTTACATTTAACAATGATAAACCAGATTTCTATAAACTAAGACAGGTGAATCAAAGCCAAAAATAG